ATAAAATACTTCATGCATTTTGTGCATGAATCAACAGAATTCGCCTGGCGGCAATAACGCGGTGGTACCACCTGATACCATGCCGAACTCAGAAGTGAAATGCCGTAGTGCCGATGGTAGTATGGGGGTTCCCCATGCAAGAGTAGGGAACTGCCAGGCAACATATACTGAAAATACACTTTCTTTACTAAGTAAGAATGGAGCGGTAGTTCAGTTGGTTAGAATACCTGCCTGTCACGCAGGGGGTCGCGGGTTCAAATCCCGTCCGTTCCGTTTAAAATTTAACGCCAATTTTTGTAAAGATTAATTAAGATATTAGTAGATTGATCATGATTTTTAATAATCATATCATTTTCTAAGTCTGATAAGATAGAATCTGCTAATTGTTTACCTAACTCAACTCCCCATTGATCAAAGGTAAAAATATTTAATATAACTCCTTGTGTAAAAATTTTATGCTCATATAAAGCTATTAACATACCAAGATTAAATGGAGTAATTTTACGAAGCAAAATAGAATTACTCGGACGATTACCTTGAAAAATTTTAAAAGGTATGAGGTGTGATACAGATTGAATTGATTTACCAGTATCTATAAATTCTTGTTCAACTAATGCACGAGATTTACCAAAAGCTAAAGCTTTTGTTTGTGCGAAAAAATTTGATAATAACTTTTTATGATGATCTGCTAAAGTATTATGACTAATAGCTGGTGCAATAAAATCACAAGGAACTAATTTAGTTCCTTGATGAAGAAGCTGATAAAAAGCATGCTGACCATTAGTACCTGGTTCTCCCCAGATAATAGGACCAGTTTGGTAATTAACTGGATTTCCATTGCGATCTACGTTTTTACCATTAGATTCCATATTAGCTTGTTGTAAATATGCTGTAAATTTATACATATATTGATCATATGGTAAAATAGCTTCTGTTTCAGCACCAAAAAAATTATTATACCAGATACCAATAAGTGCTAGTAATATAGGTAAGTTTTGTTCTTCTGGTGTTGTTAGAAAGTGTTGATCCATGGCATACGCACCATCAAGTAATTGCTTAAAATTACTAAAACCAATGGATAAAACAATTGATAAGCCAATTGCCGACCATAAAGAATAACGTCCTCCAACCCAATCCCACAATGTAAATACATTAGAAGTATCAATCCCAAACTCATTAACTGCTTTTATATTAGTAGAAAGTGCAACAAAATGTTTTGTAATATATTTTTGATTATTACCAGCTTTTCTAAGAAACCATGCACGTGCACTATGCGCATTAGTCATTGTTTCTTGTGTTGTAAATGTTTTTGAAGCAATTATAAATAAAGTAGTTTCTGAATTTATTTTTTTTAATATTTCAGTAAGATGTGTACCATCAATATTAGAAATAAAAAACATATTTAAATGATTTTTATACGGTCGTAATGTTTCTGTTACCATGAAAGGACCTAGATCAGAACCACCGATACCAATATTAACTACATTACTAATTGCTTTGCCAGTATATCCTTTCCATATACCATTAATAATAAGTTCAGAAAAAATTTTCATTTTATTTAAAACTGTATTTATCTCTAACATTATATTTTTAGAATCAACAAAAATAGGTCTATTACTACGATTACGTAATGCAATATGTAATGCTGGACGATCTTCAGTACAATTGATTTTTTTACCATAAAACATTGATGTAATTGCACTTTTTAAATCTGTTGCTTTCGCTAATGTTTGTAATTTATCAATTGTTTCCTTAGTAATATGATTTTTTGAAAAATCAACAAACATTTGATCATTAATATTGATAGAAAACTTCTCAACACGATTAGGATCTTGATCGAATAATTCAGCTATATGTATTGATTTAATTTGATTAAAATGCTTTTGTAATTCTTGCCAAGCTGCGGTTTTAGTTGGATTAATATTTTTCATAGTAAATCATACTCTAATAATAATATTGATAACAATAATAAGAATAAAATAGGTATACTACATAAATTACATATTTTATTCTTTACATACTGAATCTTTCAATCTTCTGTCAATATTATTACGTTATATGATTAATATATAAGAATGATATAATCATATAATAATTATTAATTAGATGTATATAGTTTTAGAAAAATATTCTTAATTTACTCTTTAAACATAATTATATTAATCAAAAAATAAGCATTAAAAAATAAATATTATTTAATTATAAATTATTGAAATTTATTTGATTAATCAATTATTATATTTATTTATAAATATAAAACATTATATGTATATACTAAAGGTCTAATAAAATATTATTTTTCTCAATATAAAACTCAATTTATTAAAAAAGAATAATATTATTTGATAAAAGGTTTATTATATGTCTCAAATTTTGATTGTAGCTAAATTTGGTGGATCTAGTGTTTCTAATTTTGATTCTATGAACCGTAGTATAGATATCGTGTTATCTAATTTAAATACACGTTTAGTTGTTCTATCTGCTTCTGAAGGTGTAACTAATCTATTAATTTCTCTTTCTGAAGGGCAAGAAAAGGCACAACGTACCTATCTTTTAGATAAAATACGTAGTATTCAATATTCGATTATTAATTGTTTAAAATTACCAGATATAATCCGTAATGAAATTGATCGTATCTTATTAAATATTACTATGCTATCTGAAACAGCTACATTAGCCACTTCTGATGCGTTAACTGATGAACTAGTGAGTCATGGTGAATTAATGTCTACATTACTATTTGTTCAAATTATGCTTGAACGTCAAATAAAGGTAAAATGGTTTGATGTACGTAAAGTAATGTATACCAACGATAGGTTTGGTCATGCAGATCCAGATCTTGCTAAAATAAAAGAAAATTCTACAGTATTACTACAACCTGATATTCAAGAACAAATAATTGTTACACAAGGATTTATTGGGAGTGAAATGAAAGGTCGTACTACTACTTTAGGAAGGGGTGGTAGTGACTATACTGCAGCACTACTCGGTGAAGCTCTTCAAGCAACACGTGTAGATATATGGACTGATGTAGCAGGTATTTATACAACTGATCCACGCATTGTACCAACAGCTAAACGTATTGAAGAAATTACATTTGAAGAAGCAGCAGAAATGGCTACTTTCGGTGCTAAAGTTTTACATCCTACAACATTGTTGCCTGCAGTCCGTAGTGGTATTCCAGTGTTTGTTGGATCTAGTAAAGATTTAACGGCTGGTGGTACTCGTGTTTGTAATAATACTAAAAATCCACCATTATTTCGTTCTTTAACTCTACGTCGTAAACAAACATTAGTTACTTTGCATAGCTTAAATATGCTACATGCACGAGGATTTTTAGCTGAAGTATTTAATATTTTAGCAAAATATAATATTTGTGTTGATCTTATAACTACTTCAGAAATAAGTGTTGCATTAACACTTGATAATATAGGTTTAACATCTACTAGTGATAGTCTTTTAACAGGTAATTTATTGATTGAACTTTCTTCATTATGTCGTGTTGAAATAGAAAAAAACTTAGCATTAATAGCAATTATTGGTAATAATCTATCAAAAGCTTGTGGTATTGGTAAAGAAGTATTTAGTGCTTTACAATCTTTTAATTTACGTATGATTTGTTATGGTGCTAGCAGTTATAATATTTGTTTTTTAGTCCCAGGAAATGATGCTGAAAAGGTAGTACGTGTTCTTCATAAGAATTTATTTGGTTCTTAAGACTATTTTATAAATATTTATTTTATTTCAATTTAATTTAATTTATCTATTATCAAATCAATAATTAATTATTTAAAATATATTAAATTAATAGATCTTTAGTACTTTTAATTTATGAAATATAAAAGTATAGTATATCATACTATTTAAATTAAATTTAACCGTTACCTTAAAATTAATAATATTAAGTTATATATTCTCTTATTGTTTAAATTTTTATATAAGAACGAATACCATCTAAAAACATTTGTGTCGCTAACATTATAAGAATTAATCCCATAAGACGTTCTAATGCATTTACGCCCTTATCTCCTAATACACTTAAAAATAATCCTGAAAGCAATAAAATTATTGCTGTAATACCCCAAGCGATCAATAATGCACCTATTAAGTTTAAAATTTGATTTGGATATTGATGAGAAAGTAACATTAAGGTAGCCAATAAAGAAGGACCAGCTACTAATGGGATTGCTAAAGGAACTAAAAATGGTTCTTCACCTACAGGTAAATTATTAGTATTAGTTGAATTAGAAGGAAAAATCATGCTAATAGCTATTAAAAATAAAATAATTCCACCGGCAATTGATACAGTTTGAGTACGTACATTTAAAAAGTTTAAAATAGATTCTCCAGAGAATAAAAATAATATCATCAACATCAATGCAATGAGCATTTCTCGTATAAGTATTATACGTCGACGCTTTGGTTCTAAATGCTTTAGAACCGACATAAATATTGGTAGATTACCTACTGGATCCATAATTAAAATTAATAATATAGTAGAAGATATCATTTCAGTCATTTTTAATACACCATCCTTTTATGTTAAATCAGATTATTATTAGTCACATTATTAAAAAGGTAGAGTTATCAAATTAATTAATTTGCCAGAAATGCTATATTTTTTAGAGTTAATAATCATCAATTACATTATTATTACTTTAGAATATTTCAAATTTATATAACTGGTATTCTTTTTACAATAACGAGAAATTATTTCTGAAAATAAATAAGCGAATAGAACATGAAAAATGTAGGTTTTATTGGTTGGCGTGGTATGGTTGGATCAGTATTAATGTCACGCATGTTCGAAGAACACGATTTTGACTTAATTAATCCAATATTTTTCTCAACTTCCCAGTCTGGACAACTAGCTCCAAGATTTACTAATAAATCAATTAGTAATTTACAAGATGCCTTTGCAATTGATGCATTAAAAGAATTAGATATTATAATTACCTGCCAAGGAGGTAATTATACAACTAAATTATACCAAAAATTACGCAAAAGTGGATGGCATGGTTATTGGATTGATGCAGCTTCTACATTACGCATGGAAAATGAAGCTATTATTATTCTAGATCCTGTCAATCTTCAAGTTATTAACCAAGGTATTGATAAGGGAATTAAAACATTTATAGGTGGTAATTGTACTGTTAGTTTAATGCTTATGGCCCTTAGTGGACTTTTTATTAACGATCTAGTGGAATGGATATCTGTTTCTACTTATCAAGCAGCATCAGGTGGTGGTGCACGTCATATGCGTGAACTATTGATACAAATGGGCATGTTATATAATTGTGTTGCAAAATCTTTACAAGATCCAACATCTACAATATTAGATATTGAACGATGCGTTACAAACCTTGTTCGTTCAGACAATTTACCAGTTGATAATTTTGGAGTACCTCTTGCAGGTAATGTAATTCCTTGGATAGATAAGGAATTATATAATGGTCAAAGTCGTGAAGAATGGAAAGGACAAGCAGAAACTAATAAGATTTTAGCAACTAATAAAATCATTCCAATAGATGGTCTTTGTATCAGAATAGGTGCACTACGTTGCCATAGTCAAGCATTTACTATAAAAATGAAAAAAAACTTATCAAT
This genomic stretch from Pantoea sp. Aalb harbors:
- the pgi gene encoding glucose-6-phosphate isomerase codes for the protein MKNINPTKTAAWQELQKHFNQIKSIHIAELFDQDPNRVEKFSININDQMFVDFSKNHITKETIDKLQTLAKATDLKSAITSMFYGKKINCTEDRPALHIALRNRSNRPIFVDSKNIMLEINTVLNKMKIFSELIINGIWKGYTGKAISNVVNIGIGGSDLGPFMVTETLRPYKNHLNMFFISNIDGTHLTEILKKINSETTLFIIASKTFTTQETMTNAHSARAWFLRKAGNNQKYITKHFVALSTNIKAVNEFGIDTSNVFTLWDWVGGRYSLWSAIGLSIVLSIGFSNFKQLLDGAYAMDQHFLTTPEEQNLPILLALIGIWYNNFFGAETEAILPYDQYMYKFTAYLQQANMESNGKNVDRNGNPVNYQTGPIIWGEPGTNGQHAFYQLLHQGTKLVPCDFIAPAISHNTLADHHKKLLSNFFAQTKALAFGKSRALVEQEFIDTGKSIQSVSHLIPFKIFQGNRPSNSILLRKITPFNLGMLIALYEHKIFTQGVILNIFTFDQWGVELGKQLADSILSDLENDMIIKNHDQSTNILINLYKNWR
- the lysC gene encoding lysine-sensitive aspartokinase 3; the encoded protein is MSQILIVAKFGGSSVSNFDSMNRSIDIVLSNLNTRLVVLSASEGVTNLLISLSEGQEKAQRTYLLDKIRSIQYSIINCLKLPDIIRNEIDRILLNITMLSETATLATSDALTDELVSHGELMSTLLFVQIMLERQIKVKWFDVRKVMYTNDRFGHADPDLAKIKENSTVLLQPDIQEQIIVTQGFIGSEMKGRTTTLGRGGSDYTAALLGEALQATRVDIWTDVAGIYTTDPRIVPTAKRIEEITFEEAAEMATFGAKVLHPTTLLPAVRSGIPVFVGSSKDLTAGGTRVCNNTKNPPLFRSLTLRRKQTLVTLHSLNMLHARGFLAEVFNILAKYNICVDLITTSEISVALTLDNIGLTSTSDSLLTGNLLIELSSLCRVEIEKNLALIAIIGNNLSKACGIGKEVFSALQSFNLRMICYGASSYNICFLVPGNDAEKVVRVLHKNLFGS
- a CDS encoding YhgN family NAAT transporter — protein: MTEMISSTILLILIMDPVGNLPIFMSVLKHLEPKRRRIILIREMLIALMLMILFLFSGESILNFLNVRTQTVSIAGGIILFLIAISMIFPSNSTNTNNLPVGEEPFLVPLAIPLVAGPSLLATLMLLSHQYPNQILNLIGALLIAWGITAIILLLSGLFLSVLGDKGVNALERLMGLILIMLATQMFLDGIRSYIKI
- the asd gene encoding aspartate-semialdehyde dehydrogenase produces the protein MKNVGFIGWRGMVGSVLMSRMFEEHDFDLINPIFFSTSQSGQLAPRFTNKSISNLQDAFAIDALKELDIIITCQGGNYTTKLYQKLRKSGWHGYWIDAASTLRMENEAIIILDPVNLQVINQGIDKGIKTFIGGNCTVSLMLMALSGLFINDLVEWISVSTYQAASGGGARHMRELLIQMGMLYNCVAKSLQDPTSTILDIERCVTNLVRSDNLPVDNFGVPLAGNVIPWIDKELYNGQSREEWKGQAETNKILATNKIIPIDGLCIRIGALRCHSQAFTIKMKKNLSINEIEHLLMSHNKWVKVIPNNQISTINELTPASITNTLTIPVGRLRKLNIGPKYLSAFTVGDQLLWGAAEPLRRMLRLLIF